ACGGCCGGCCAGCCCGATCCGGACCTGATTATCCGGACCAGCGGCGAGCAGCGCCTGAGCAATTTTCTGCTCTACCAAGCGGCCTACAGCGAATTGTACTTCACGCCGGTCTTCTGGCCGGATTTTGACGAATCCCACCTGCAGACGGCCCTGGATGTATATGCCGGGCGGTCGCGCCGTTTCGGGGGCCTGGAGGCGCCGACAGCGGAAACCTCCTCGAGCAAAACATGACCCTGACTTCTCACCAAAAGCGACTGTTGACCGCGCTGCTGCCCCTGCCCCTGCTGCTGTGGGTGCTTTATGCGGGCGGATGGCCGCTGCTGTTGCTGGTGATCGTGCTTTCCGCCCTGGGACAGTGGGAATTCTACGCCATGTTCTGGCAAAAGGAACAGCTCGCGAACAAGTTTTTTGGGATCGCGGCGGGCTCGATTTTTTTGCTCGGCGTCTTTCTTTCTCCGGCCGCCGCGCCGATTCTCCTGGCGGTATTTTTTTGCCTGTCCGGGGTCCTTTTTGTCTCGACCTACGCCGGAGCGCCGGATTCCACCCGCTACCAGGACGCGCAGATCCTGTTCCTCGGCGTCTGCTATCTTCCCCTGCTGTTGCATTTCGCCCTGGCCCTGCCATGGCCGGCGCTGCTTCTGGTGGTGGCCGCGGCCTTCATCTCCGATACGGGCGCCTATTATGCCGGATCGATGTGGGGCAGGCGCCACGTCTGGCCGGCCATCAGTCCGAAGAAGACCTGGATGGGCAGCGCGGGCGGAATGACCGCCTGCATCCTGTCCACCGTGATCATCGGTCTGATCTGGGGAACAGCCGGCGTCCCGGCCCTGGTGCTCCTGGGAGTAGTCCTGAATGTGGCATCCCAGTTTGGCGACTTTTTCGAATCCGCGCTGAAACGTTCCCGGGCCATCAAGGATTCAGGAGCCCTGTTGCCAGGTCACGGCGGCGTCCTGGACCGCATCGACAGCCTGCTTTTCGCGCTTCCCGCGTATGCCGCGCTCAGTTACCTCCATCCGTTTTTCGGATAGCAGATGATCGGGCCTCTTGCGGCACAATAATTCCTTTTTCGTCAACAACTTATTCTGAAGTCTGCATTCATGCCCATGCCCAATGGTTTCAACTACATCAGCGCCGTTCCCGGATCCGGATCTTCAATCGCAGCGGACAATCCCCGGCGGCTCGTCATCCTGGGCAGTACCGGTTCCATCGGACAAAGCGCCCTGGGCGTGATCCGCGAGCATCCGGAGCGGTTCCGGATGCTCGGCCTGGCCGGCGGGCGCAACATCCGCCTTCTGGCGGAACAGGCCCGGCAGTGGCGACCAGGGATGCTGGCCGTACTGGACGCTTCCCTGGCCCGGGAACTCGCGGAACTGTTGCCCCCGGACTATTCCCCTGAAATCGTCCACGGCAAGGAGGGCTACGAATCCCTGGCCACGCTTCCTGAAGCGGAGCTGGTGATTTCCGCCCAGGTCGGAGCCGCGGGCCTTCCGGCGACCCTGGCCGCGGCCCGGGCCGGCAAGGTTATTGCCCTGGCCAACAAGGAATCCCTGGTTCTGGCCGGAAACATGATCCGCGAAGCCTGCCGTCAATCCGGGGCCATGATCCTGCCCGTGGATTCCGAGCACAACGCCGTGTTCCAGTCCTTGCGCGGCGAAAAATCATCCAGTCTGAAGCAGATCATTTTGACCGCGTCCGGCGGCCCGTTCCGGGATCTGGACGCGGCCGACCTGGCCGGGGTGACGGTGCGCCAAGCCCTGGCGCACCCCAACTGGTCCATGGGCGCGAAAATCAGCGTGGATTCGGCCACCTTGATGAACAAAGGGCTGGAGGTCATCGAGGCCTGCCTGCTGTTCGGAGTGGAGCTGGAGCGCGTTGCCGTGCTGATCCACCCCCAGAGCATCGTTCATTCCCTGGTGGAGTTCGAGGATCGTTCCCTGCTGGCCCACATGGGCCCGGCGGACATGCGGGTGCCCATTTCCTACTGTCTCGGCTTTCCCGATCGTTTGGGCCTGCAAAGCCTCGCCCCCCTGGATCTGCTCCAGGCCGCGACCCTGTCCTTTTCCGCGCCACGGTCAACGCTGTTTCCCTGCCTGGATCTGGCAAGACAGGCTTTTGCTTCCGGCCCGAGCCACCTGGTGGTGCTGAATGCGGCCAACGAAACCGCGGTGGATCTCTTCCTGAAGGAAAAACTGTCCTTCATGAACATCCCCGCGCTGATCCGCCACTGCCTGGACGAACATCCCGGAGAACCCATGGATTCCCTGGAGTCCATCCTGGACCTCAGCGCCCGGACCCAATCCCGCGCCCAGAACTGGGCCGTCAGGTAAAGAAGTTGCATGGCGGAGATTCGTTCTTATCTGTTGCAGTTGAATTAAAATCGAAACCGAAAAAGCGATAAATTAAATCGTTCGATTACGATTTCGATTTCGATAAGAATTAAAAACTTGTGATGTGCTATTTTAGCCAGACATTAAACTAACCCAACGAGACGAGATAAGAATGCAGAGTGTTATTGCCATTGTTCTTGTGCTTGGGGTGCTGATATTTTTTCATGAGCTGGGTCATTTCATCGTGGCTCGATTGTTCAAAATCGGCGTTCCCGTTTTTTCTCTTGGCTTCGGGCCGAAGCTGTTCAGTTTCGTCTCCGGTGGAACGGAATATCGGCTTTCCGCTGTTCCCTTGGGCGGATACGTCAAACTGGCCGGCGAGAGTGCCCAGGAAGATCTTCCTTCGGACATTCCCCCGGAAAGCAGTTTCAGCCTGCGCCCGCCGTGGCAGCGCATTCTGGTGGTTGGAGCAGGGCCGGTTTTCAACTTTGTCCTGGCGATTTTCATCTACTGGGGGCTGTTCTGGTATCACGGCCAGCAGGAACTGTTGCCCGTGGTGGGCCAGGTGCAGGAGAACAGCGCCGCCGAAGCCGCCGAACTGCAATCCGGAGACAGGGTCCTGACCATCAACGGTCAGGAGATCCAGTACTGGCGTCACCTTTCCGACCGGATTCAGGAGTCTGAAGGCCAAGCCATGCACCTTACGGTCCTGCGCGACGATCAGGTCGTGCAGCTGACGGCCGAGCCCCAGGTGGCGACCCGCCAGAACATTTTCGGCGAAGATATCCGGGTGGCCATGCTTGGAATCACCGCCGCCGGGGAGACCCAGTCCATTGCAATGGGACCGGGAACGGCCCTGATCGCCGGAGCGGAACAGACCTGGGAAATCGTCACCCTGACCGTCCAGGGCATTATCAAGCTCGTCGGCCGGATCATTCCCGCGGACAATATCGGTGGGCCGATTCTCATCGCCCAACTGGTCAGCGAACAGGCCGCCGAGGGGTTGACCAACCTGCTGGCCCTGACCGCCCTGATCAGCATCAATCTCGGCCTGCTGAACCTGCTTCCCGTTCCCGTGCTGGATGGCGGGCACATCCTGTTCTACACCATCGAAACCATCACCGGAAAGCCGCTCAACCCCAGGGCGCAGGAAATCGCCTACAAGTTCGGCCTCGCCTTTCTGATCGCGCTGATGACCTTTGCCGTGTTCAATGACATCACACGCTTCTTCAAGTGACCATGCCCCTGAAGACATGAAGGACAAGCTCCTCCTGGTGCTTAACGGCGCCGAGGAGCGCGTCCAGATCGTCCTGGCCCGCGGAGGCAGCCTGGTCCTGCATCAGGAATGGGCTGCTCCGGCCCGGGTGATGCGCTTCCTGGTTCCGGCCCTGGAACATGCTCTAAGCATGTTGGAGCTGCGGATGCGGGACGTCTCCGGCATTGCCTGCGTGCGCGGGCCGGGAAACTTCACCGGGTTGCGACTGTGCCTGGCCACCACCTACGGGTTGGCCATGGGTGCCGGACTGCCCATGGCCGGGCTGGACTACATGCCCGCCCTGGCCGCCGGCCCCGGGCCGATGCTCCACGGCCGGCTGGCCGTGCTCACCCATGCCCGCTCCAACCAGGTCAATTGCCAGCTGTTCCGGGTTCCGGACATGACCCCGCTCAGCCAGCCCGAAACCCTGGCCCTGGATGATCCTTCCTCTCTTGAACCCCTTTTGGATTCGGCCGCGGATACCGCCGCGGGCCCGCTCCATGTCCTGGGCAGCGGCGTTCGTCGCAATCTGGCGGCACTGCAAGCCTTGCTTCCCCAAGCCCGTTTTCTTGATTCCTCCTGGGACAATCCCCGGCCGGAAGTCCTGATTCGGCAGACCCTTGCGGTCCGGTTCTCCTTTGATCCGGTTGAACCGCTGTATCTGCGGCCCTGCGACGCCGAGGAGAATCTGGAGGTTTTCGCGGCCAAGCGGGGCATCAGTCCCCTGGAGGCTCGGGATCGGCTCCGCGTGGCCATGGAGGGCGAGACATGAGCCAGACGCGAAAGCTTTGCATTCACGGGCACTTCTATCAACCGCCGCGCATGGATCCCTGGATGCGGGAACTGCTGCCCGAGGGCAGCGCGGGTCCGGGACTGAACTGGAACCGCCGCATTCTCCAGGAATCCTATGCTCCCCTGGCCTGGGCCCGGCGTCGGGACGACCATGGCCGGATCACGGACATCGTCAACTGCTATTCCTGGATCAGCTTCAATTTCGGTCCGACTTTGTTGTCCTGGCTGGAACAGGACGATCCCCAGTGCTACGCCCGGATTCTGGAGGCCGACCGCATCAGTCTGGAGCGCTGGGGTCATGGCAACGCCCTGGCCCAGTGCTATCACCACATGATCATGCCCCTGGCCTCGGAACTGGACAAGGATGTCCAGCTGGCCTGGACCGCGGCGGATTTTCAGGCCCGCTACGGTCGCATGCCCGAGGGATTGTGGCTGTCCGAGGCCGCGGTGGACACGCCGACTCTGGAGGCCGTGGCCCGGGCCGGATTCCGGTTCGTGATCCTGGCGCCGCGTCAGGCCCTGGCCGTGGCGGATCTGGACGGCGCGAACCACTGCCACGTCGACGAATCCACCCTGGACATCCGCGAGCCCTATGCCGCCCGGCTTCCTTCCGGCCAAAGCCTTGCCGTATTTTTCTACCACGGCCCTCTTTCCCAGGCCGTGGCCTTCGAGCGCCTGCTCGAGGACGGAGAGCGGTTCCGGCAGCGCGTCAATCAGGCCGCCGGAAGCGGTTTGCTCTCCCTGGCCACGGATGGGGAAACCTACGGTCACCACTTTCCTTTCGGCGAAATGGCTTTGGCCTATTTCCTGGAACAAGTCGTGCATGGAAGGGACGGGCTGGAGCTGACCAATTACGGCGCGTACCTGGCGGCCAATGCGCCCCGGCGGCGGGTCTATCTGAAGGAACCTTCCTCCTGGAGCTGCATCCACGGCGTGGAGCGCTGGCGTGCGGACTGCGGATGCACCGACGGCGGCCATCCCGGCTGGAATCAGCACTGGCGCGAACCGTTGC
The window above is part of the Desulfonatronum thiosulfatophilum genome. Proteins encoded here:
- the rseP gene encoding RIP metalloprotease RseP, which encodes MQSVIAIVLVLGVLIFFHELGHFIVARLFKIGVPVFSLGFGPKLFSFVSGGTEYRLSAVPLGGYVKLAGESAQEDLPSDIPPESSFSLRPPWQRILVVGAGPVFNFVLAIFIYWGLFWYHGQQELLPVVGQVQENSAAEAAELQSGDRVLTINGQEIQYWRHLSDRIQESEGQAMHLTVLRDDQVVQLTAEPQVATRQNIFGEDIRVAMLGITAAGETQSIAMGPGTALIAGAEQTWEIVTLTVQGIIKLVGRIIPADNIGGPILIAQLVSEQAAEGLTNLLALTALISINLGLLNLLPVPVLDGGHILFYTIETITGKPLNPRAQEIAYKFGLAFLIALMTFAVFNDITRFFK
- the tsaB gene encoding tRNA (adenosine(37)-N6)-threonylcarbamoyltransferase complex dimerization subunit type 1 TsaB, coding for MKDKLLLVLNGAEERVQIVLARGGSLVLHQEWAAPARVMRFLVPALEHALSMLELRMRDVSGIACVRGPGNFTGLRLCLATTYGLAMGAGLPMAGLDYMPALAAGPGPMLHGRLAVLTHARSNQVNCQLFRVPDMTPLSQPETLALDDPSSLEPLLDSAADTAAGPLHVLGSGVRRNLAALQALLPQARFLDSSWDNPRPEVLIRQTLAVRFSFDPVEPLYLRPCDAEENLEVFAAKRGISPLEARDRLRVAMEGET
- the dxr gene encoding 1-deoxy-D-xylulose-5-phosphate reductoisomerase; the encoded protein is MPMPNGFNYISAVPGSGSSIAADNPRRLVILGSTGSIGQSALGVIREHPERFRMLGLAGGRNIRLLAEQARQWRPGMLAVLDASLARELAELLPPDYSPEIVHGKEGYESLATLPEAELVISAQVGAAGLPATLAAARAGKVIALANKESLVLAGNMIREACRQSGAMILPVDSEHNAVFQSLRGEKSSSLKQIILTASGGPFRDLDAADLAGVTVRQALAHPNWSMGAKISVDSATLMNKGLEVIEACLLFGVELERVAVLIHPQSIVHSLVEFEDRSLLAHMGPADMRVPISYCLGFPDRLGLQSLAPLDLLQAATLSFSAPRSTLFPCLDLARQAFASGPSHLVVLNAANETAVDLFLKEKLSFMNIPALIRHCLDEHPGEPMDSLESILDLSARTQSRAQNWAVR
- a CDS encoding phosphatidate cytidylyltransferase, which gives rise to MTLTSHQKRLLTALLPLPLLLWVLYAGGWPLLLLVIVLSALGQWEFYAMFWQKEQLANKFFGIAAGSIFLLGVFLSPAAAPILLAVFFCLSGVLFVSTYAGAPDSTRYQDAQILFLGVCYLPLLLHFALALPWPALLLVVAAAFISDTGAYYAGSMWGRRHVWPAISPKKTWMGSAGGMTACILSTVIIGLIWGTAGVPALVLLGVVLNVASQFGDFFESALKRSRAIKDSGALLPGHGGVLDRIDSLLFALPAYAALSYLHPFFG